A region from the Achromobacter seleniivolatilans genome encodes:
- a CDS encoding DASS family sodium-coupled anion symporter: protein MTAQAAVPDSQAPKKTKIPIGLVAGVVVLIGVLMLPLPADLPVAGHRMLAILAFAVVVWITEAVSYEASAIMITTLMAFLLGTAPTIKDPQVLYGTSAAISIALTGFANSALALVTGALFIAAAMTFTGLDRRIALVTLSKVGTSTRRILIGCIAVTIVLSLVVPSATARSAAVVPIMMGVIAAFGVDKRSNIAAGIMIIVAQATSIWNVGIQTAAAQNLLTVGFMEKMLGERVAWSDWLIAGAPWSLIMSAVLIVVVLKMLPPESDSIAGGKEAVEKSLLELGPMTGAQKRLMAVSIMLLLFWSTEGKLHKFDTTSTTYFGLVLLMLPRFGVMTWKDVQSRIPWGTVIVFGVGISLGTALLTTQAGQWLGNQVVAHTGLDHLGPLAIFAILAAFLIIIHLGFASATALTSAMLPILISVLATLPGDFSRLGMTMLLGFVVSYGFILPINAPQNMVCLGTETFNAKQFAKVGIIVTIIGYLLMLLMGATYWRWLGWL from the coding sequence ATGACTGCGCAAGCCGCTGTCCCTGATTCACAAGCACCCAAAAAAACTAAAATCCCCATCGGACTCGTTGCCGGCGTCGTGGTGCTGATCGGGGTGCTTATGCTGCCCCTGCCCGCCGACCTGCCGGTCGCGGGCCACCGCATGCTGGCTATCCTGGCGTTCGCCGTGGTGGTCTGGATTACCGAAGCCGTGTCTTACGAAGCCAGCGCGATCATGATCACGACGCTGATGGCTTTCCTGTTGGGCACGGCTCCGACAATCAAAGACCCGCAAGTGCTCTACGGCACCTCGGCCGCCATCAGCATCGCACTGACTGGCTTTGCCAACTCGGCGCTGGCGCTGGTCACCGGCGCCTTGTTTATTGCAGCGGCCATGACCTTCACGGGGCTGGACCGGCGCATCGCGCTGGTCACATTGTCCAAGGTCGGCACCAGCACGCGCCGTATTTTGATCGGTTGTATCGCTGTGACCATCGTGTTGAGCCTGGTTGTGCCCAGCGCGACGGCGCGCAGCGCAGCCGTGGTGCCCATCATGATGGGCGTCATCGCGGCCTTCGGCGTGGACAAGCGCTCGAACATCGCTGCCGGCATCATGATCATCGTGGCGCAAGCCACCAGCATCTGGAACGTAGGCATCCAAACCGCCGCCGCGCAGAACCTGCTGACGGTCGGTTTCATGGAAAAAATGCTGGGCGAACGCGTGGCATGGTCGGACTGGCTGATCGCCGGCGCCCCCTGGTCGCTGATCATGTCGGCTGTGCTGATCGTTGTCGTGCTGAAGATGCTGCCGCCAGAAAGCGACAGCATTGCCGGAGGCAAGGAAGCCGTCGAAAAGTCGCTGCTTGAACTGGGTCCCATGACGGGCGCCCAAAAGCGCCTGATGGCAGTATCAATCATGCTGTTGCTGTTCTGGTCGACCGAAGGCAAGTTGCACAAGTTCGACACCACCTCGACCACCTACTTCGGCCTGGTGCTGCTGATGCTGCCGCGCTTTGGCGTGATGACGTGGAAAGACGTGCAATCGCGTATCCCATGGGGCACGGTGATTGTGTTCGGCGTCGGTATCAGCTTGGGCACTGCCCTGTTGACGACGCAGGCAGGCCAATGGCTGGGCAATCAGGTCGTGGCCCACACCGGACTGGATCATCTTGGACCACTGGCTATCTTCGCCATCCTGGCCGCCTTCCTGATCATCATCCACTTGGGTTTTGCCAGCGCCACCGCACTGACCTCAGCCATGCTGCCCATCCTGATCTCGGTGCTGGCCACGCTGCCAGGCGACTTCAGCCGCCTGGGTATGACGATGCTGCTGGGTTTCGTGGTGAGCTATGGCTTCATCCTGCCCATCAACGCGCCGCAGAACATGGTCTGCCTGGGCACTGAAACCTTCAACGCCAAGCAGTTTGCCAAGGTTGGGATCATTGTCACCATCATCGGCTACCTGCTCATGCTGCTGATGGGCGCGACCTACTGGCGTTGGCTGGGCTGGCTGTAA
- the slmA gene encoding nucleoid occlusion factor SlmA, translating to MASKPGERKTQILQTLAEMLEQPHAARITTAALAARLGVSEAALYRHFASKAQMFEGLIEFIETSIFTLVNQIATAEPYGVPQAQKTVAMLLTFSERNKGMTRVLTGDALVTEDNRLQERINHINDRIEASLKQSLRIAVTDGGLPPEANVAAHASLLTHLVLGRWLRFAQSGWRVAPTLHLDEQLRLALG from the coding sequence ATGGCGAGCAAACCCGGCGAGCGCAAGACCCAGATTCTGCAGACCCTGGCCGAGATGCTGGAGCAGCCGCATGCGGCCCGCATCACTACGGCCGCGCTTGCCGCGCGCCTTGGGGTCTCGGAAGCCGCGTTGTACCGGCACTTTGCCAGCAAAGCGCAGATGTTCGAAGGGCTGATCGAGTTCATCGAAACCAGTATCTTCACGCTGGTCAATCAAATTGCCACTGCGGAGCCCTACGGCGTGCCGCAAGCGCAAAAAACCGTCGCCATGCTGCTGACCTTTTCGGAACGCAATAAGGGAATGACGCGCGTGCTGACCGGCGATGCGCTGGTCACCGAAGACAACCGGCTGCAAGAACGCATCAATCACATCAATGACCGCATTGAAGCGTCGCTCAAGCAATCGCTGCGCATCGCCGTGACGGACGGCGGCCTGCCGCCCGAAGCCAATGTGGCAGCCCACGCCAGCTTGCTTACGCACTTGGTGCTGGGCCGTTGGCTGCGCTTTGCCCAAAGCGGCTGGCGCGTGGCACCGACATTGCATCTGGATGAACAGCTGCGTCTGGCACTGGGTTGA
- a CDS encoding pyrimidine 5'-nucleotidase: MRAQRYLLRPAVRLRRSRRTATGVSERLWLFDLDNTLHDTSHAIFPKIDHGMTMAVAEALNVDIDTANDVRRRYWKRYGATMIGMVRHHGVDPHEFLHRSHDFDVKPLVRSEKALAYKLQQLPGRKVLLTNAPLQYARAVLSRLGILRQFDSLWAIEHMRLHGEFRPKPSPALLRYVLAREGVPAHRAVLVEDTLANLRGARQAGLRTVHVYHPGTPFSRGRAHRPAYVDLRVNSVSDLLLRRRPLRG; encoded by the coding sequence ATGCGGGCACAGCGTTACCTGCTGCGGCCGGCGGTGCGTCTGCGCCGCTCCCGCCGCACAGCCACGGGCGTTTCCGAACGCCTGTGGCTGTTTGATCTGGACAACACGCTCCACGACACCTCGCACGCCATCTTTCCGAAGATTGACCACGGCATGACCATGGCCGTGGCCGAGGCGTTGAACGTCGACATCGATACGGCCAACGACGTACGCAGGCGGTACTGGAAACGCTACGGCGCCACGATGATCGGCATGGTGCGGCATCATGGCGTGGACCCCCACGAATTTCTGCATCGCAGCCACGACTTCGACGTGAAGCCGTTGGTGCGGTCGGAAAAAGCGCTGGCCTACAAGCTGCAGCAGCTGCCGGGCCGCAAGGTGCTGCTGACCAACGCGCCCTTGCAATACGCCCGCGCAGTGCTGTCGCGCCTGGGTATCCTGCGTCAGTTCGATAGCCTGTGGGCCATCGAACACATGCGTTTGCATGGCGAGTTCCGGCCCAAACCTTCACCCGCTCTGTTGCGCTACGTGCTGGCTCGCGAAGGCGTGCCGGCCCACCGCGCGGTACTGGTGGAAGACACCCTTGCCAACCTGCGCGGCGCACGCCAGGCCGGCCTGCGCACCGTCCACGTGTATCACCCGGGCACTCCCTTTTCACGCGGCCGCGCACACCGGCCGGCCTACGTCGACTTACGGGTAAACTCCGTCAGTGATTTGTTGTTACGCCGGCGCCCCTTGCGGGGATAG
- the argB gene encoding acetylglutamate kinase: MTDTPDPAAVSSPAVKAAVLSEALPYIRRFHGKTIVVKYGGNAMTEERLQRSFAHDVVLLKLVGLNPVVVHGGGPQIDDALRRIGKQGTFIQGMRVTDAETMEVVEWVLGGQVQQDIVMMINEVGGKAVGLTGKDGGLIQAQKKLMANKDNPAEPIDIGFVGDITLVEPAVVKALQDDQFIPVISPIGYGEDGTAYNINADVVAGKMAEVLGAEKLLMLTNTPGVLDKAGKLLRSLSAQTIDELFADGTISGGMLPKISSALDAAKNGVNSVHIVDGRVPHCLLLEILTDQGVGTMISSH, translated from the coding sequence ATGACCGACACCCCCGACCCTGCTGCCGTTTCGTCCCCTGCTGTCAAAGCCGCTGTGCTGTCTGAAGCACTGCCGTATATCCGACGATTCCACGGCAAGACCATCGTGGTCAAGTACGGCGGCAACGCCATGACGGAAGAGCGCTTGCAGCGCAGCTTTGCGCACGACGTCGTGCTGCTCAAGCTGGTGGGACTGAACCCGGTGGTGGTCCACGGTGGCGGCCCGCAGATTGACGACGCGCTGCGCCGCATCGGCAAACAAGGCACCTTCATCCAGGGCATGCGCGTCACCGACGCCGAGACCATGGAAGTGGTCGAATGGGTACTGGGTGGCCAGGTCCAGCAAGACATCGTCATGATGATCAACGAAGTTGGCGGCAAGGCTGTGGGCCTGACGGGCAAGGACGGCGGCCTGATCCAGGCGCAGAAGAAACTGATGGCCAACAAGGACAACCCTGCCGAACCGATCGACATCGGTTTTGTGGGCGACATCACGCTGGTTGAACCTGCGGTGGTGAAGGCCTTGCAGGACGATCAGTTCATCCCCGTGATCTCGCCCATTGGTTATGGCGAAGACGGTACGGCTTACAACATCAACGCCGATGTCGTCGCTGGCAAGATGGCTGAAGTGCTGGGCGCTGAAAAATTGTTGATGCTGACCAACACCCCGGGCGTGCTGGACAAGGCGGGCAAACTGTTGCGCAGCCTGTCCGCGCAAACCATCGACGAGCTGTTTGCAGACGGCACGATTTCGGGCGGCATGCTGCCCAAGATTTCGTCTGCGCTGGACGCCGCCAAGAACGGCGTGAACTCGGTGCACATCGTCGACGGCCGCGTGCCGCACTGCCTGCTGCTTGAAATCCTGACTGACCAGGGCGTCGGCACGATGATCAGCTCGCACTAA
- a CDS encoding MetQ/NlpA family ABC transporter substrate-binding protein, with protein sequence MRLNFVRSALVASALLVAANAAHAEKVVVGATQVPHAEILEVVKPQLAKEGVELDIKVFSDYVQPNLQLADKQLDANFFQHKPYLDSFNKDRNATLVPVALVHVEPFGGYSKKIKSLSELKDGATVAIPNDPSNGGRALVLLQKQGVIKLKDPSNILATAADVVENPKKLKFRELEAAMLPRSLDDVDLALINTNYALEAGLVPTKDALFIEGADSPYANILVTRTDNKDAPGIKKLVNALHSPEVKKFIQEKYKGAVIPAF encoded by the coding sequence ATGCGTTTGAACTTCGTCCGCTCAGCCCTGGTGGCGTCGGCACTCCTGGTGGCAGCGAATGCCGCCCACGCTGAAAAGGTGGTGGTGGGCGCAACCCAGGTGCCCCACGCCGAAATTCTGGAAGTCGTGAAGCCCCAATTGGCCAAAGAAGGCGTGGAGCTGGATATCAAGGTGTTCAGCGACTACGTGCAGCCCAACCTGCAACTGGCCGACAAGCAACTGGACGCCAACTTCTTCCAGCACAAGCCTTACCTGGATTCGTTCAACAAGGATCGCAACGCGACGCTGGTCCCGGTGGCCCTGGTCCACGTCGAGCCCTTCGGCGGTTACTCCAAGAAGATCAAGAGCCTGTCCGAGCTCAAGGATGGCGCTACGGTCGCCATTCCCAATGACCCGTCCAACGGCGGGCGCGCGCTGGTGCTGCTGCAAAAGCAGGGCGTGATCAAGCTGAAGGACCCGTCCAACATCCTGGCTACCGCTGCCGATGTGGTCGAGAACCCCAAGAAGCTGAAGTTCCGCGAACTGGAAGCCGCGATGCTGCCGCGCTCGCTGGACGATGTGGATCTGGCGCTGATCAACACCAACTACGCGCTGGAAGCCGGACTGGTGCCGACAAAGGATGCGCTCTTCATCGAAGGCGCGGATTCGCCCTACGCCAACATCCTGGTAACCCGCACGGACAACAAGGACGCGCCCGGAATCAAGAAGCTGGTCAACGCGCTGCACTCGCCTGAGGTGAAGAAATTCATCCAGGAAAAGTACAAGGGCGCGGTGATTCCGGCGTTCTGA
- a CDS encoding peroxiredoxin family protein produces the protein MKKAIVALAVLVAVGIGAWFVWRPAQTAPDVTFTTLEGKTFSMQDLRGKVVLVKFWATSCVTCVKQMPETIAAYKEYANKGYEAIAVAMNYDPPNFVLNFAETRKLPFPVALDTKGDIARAFGDIRLTPTAFLIDKQGHIIKRYLGEYDVAEFHATVEKALAAG, from the coding sequence ATGAAAAAAGCCATCGTAGCCCTGGCCGTTCTCGTAGCGGTCGGCATTGGCGCCTGGTTCGTCTGGCGCCCGGCCCAGACTGCTCCGGACGTCACGTTCACCACCCTGGAAGGCAAAACCTTCTCGATGCAGGACCTGCGCGGCAAGGTCGTGCTGGTCAAATTCTGGGCGACCAGCTGCGTGACCTGTGTGAAGCAGATGCCTGAAACCATCGCGGCTTACAAGGAATATGCGAACAAGGGCTACGAAGCCATTGCGGTCGCCATGAACTACGACCCGCCCAACTTCGTGCTGAACTTTGCCGAAACGCGCAAGCTGCCGTTCCCGGTGGCGCTGGACACCAAGGGCGACATCGCCCGCGCCTTTGGCGACATCCGCCTGACGCCTACCGCCTTCCTGATCGACAAACAGGGGCACATCATCAAGCGTTATCTGGGCGAATACGATGTGGCTGAGTTCCACGCTACCGTGGAGAAGGCCCTGGCGGCAGGCTGA
- a CDS encoding BON domain-containing protein — protein MISDVRTAVRPLMLAAALSTAVLSLSACAPLIVGGAAATTAVVVTDRRTSGTQLEDQNMAFKAQSQISQKLGDTARVNAMAYGGHLLLTGDVPSEQAKSQATAIAQSVENVKQVINQLNVGPIASFGTRSNDTWLTSKVKTALINTKYVPSGTIALTTDHSVVYLMGKLTQAEGEYAANATADVGGVAKVVKLFETISRDEAIRLSNSSKSNSTETKAPIESGSGGGAAASDNAAGTSNGVEAMPIK, from the coding sequence ATGATTTCTGACGTCAGAACCGCAGTCCGCCCGCTGATGCTTGCCGCAGCCCTGTCCACCGCCGTGCTGTCGTTGTCGGCCTGCGCGCCCCTGATCGTGGGCGGCGCCGCCGCCACCACGGCCGTTGTGGTCACCGACCGCCGCACGTCCGGCACCCAGCTTGAAGACCAGAACATGGCCTTCAAGGCGCAGAGCCAGATCTCGCAGAAACTGGGCGACACCGCCCGCGTCAATGCCATGGCCTACGGCGGCCATCTGCTCCTGACGGGCGACGTGCCCTCTGAACAGGCCAAGAGCCAGGCGACCGCGATCGCGCAAAGCGTCGAGAACGTCAAACAGGTCATCAACCAGCTGAACGTCGGCCCCATCGCCTCGTTCGGCACGCGCTCGAACGACACCTGGCTGACGTCCAAGGTCAAAACGGCCCTGATCAACACCAAATATGTCCCGTCCGGCACGATTGCCCTGACGACCGATCACAGCGTCGTCTACCTGATGGGCAAGCTCACCCAGGCCGAAGGCGAGTACGCCGCCAATGCCACCGCCGATGTCGGCGGTGTTGCCAAGGTGGTTAAACTGTTTGAAACGATCAGCCGCGATGAAGCCATCCGGCTGTCGAACAGCAGCAAATCCAACTCCACGGAAACCAAAGCGCCCATTGAAAGCGGCTCTGGCGGTGGCGCAGCAGCAAGCGACAACGCAGCAGGCACGAGCAACGGCGTAGAGGCCATGCCCATCAAATGA
- a CDS encoding phosphoheptose isomerase, whose product MDMTSRMTSHFRDAMAACEQSMNVLAEPLAVAVDVLFGALANNGKILACGNGGSAADAQHFIAELVGRFERERLPLAGIALNTDTSILTAVGNDYGFDEIYERQVNAFGQAGDVLVAISTSGNSPNVVRAMEAASAREMHVLVLTGKGGGVMGELITPMDVHLCVPSDRTMRIQEVHILLLHALCDGIDALLLGDTE is encoded by the coding sequence ATGGATATGACCTCTCGTATGACGTCGCACTTTCGCGACGCCATGGCTGCGTGCGAACAAAGTATGAACGTCCTGGCCGAACCGCTGGCAGTGGCGGTGGACGTACTTTTCGGCGCCCTGGCTAACAATGGCAAGATTCTGGCTTGCGGCAACGGCGGCTCGGCTGCCGATGCGCAGCATTTCATCGCCGAACTGGTGGGCCGCTTCGAACGCGAACGGCTGCCCCTGGCGGGTATTGCGCTCAATACCGATACGTCGATCCTCACCGCGGTCGGCAACGACTACGGCTTTGACGAGATCTACGAACGCCAGGTCAACGCTTTCGGCCAGGCCGGCGATGTATTGGTGGCGATCTCCACCAGCGGCAACTCCCCCAACGTGGTCCGCGCCATGGAAGCCGCCAGCGCGCGCGAAATGCACGTGCTGGTCCTGACGGGCAAGGGCGGCGGCGTCATGGGGGAACTCATTACGCCCATGGACGTCCATCTATGTGTTCCCAGCGATCGCACGATGCGTATCCAGGAAGTCCATATTCTGCTGCTGCACGCGCTGTGCGACGGCATCGACGCTCTTCTGCTTGGAGACACCGAATGA